DNA from Balneolaceae bacterium:
CAGGCCGCGAAAGGCATCCAGCTCTCTTTCCCTTTTCTTCCGGAGCCGGGGAAAATCAAAGATGGTTTGGCCGGCGGACAGGGGCATTTTCAGGGGTGCCAGCTCCCATCCCCTCTGCAGGAATGCGTTATTGTACTCGAAGCTTGCGAGCTCCCTGTCCGAGTCCCAGGCTACGGCACCCACGGTTTCGCCCCAGATATGTACAAAAGCCGTGGTGATCATGCTTCTTCCCCGGCGGAGTTGTCGTTCTTCCCCACGTGCCTCGCCCGCTGGCGCTTCCTGCGTTCTTGCTTGGCCAGCTCAATGGGACTTGGGCGCTGGCTTACTTCGAAGGCATCCATCAGGTGCAGCAGGTCCAACACCCGGATGATCTGTATGAAGGTGAGCAGGGTTACCGCCTCACCTCGTTCCAGCAGGCTCAGGGTGGAACGGCTGATCCCGGCTGCTTTTGCGACCTCATGCTGGGTTCTGTTCTGCTGCAGGCGATG
Protein-coding regions in this window:
- a CDS encoding helix-turn-helix transcriptional regulator, coding for MSDMALIQQIGSYIKHHRLQQNRTQHEVAKAAGISRSTLSLLERGEAVTLLTFIQIIRVLDLLHLMDAFEVSQRPSPIELAKQERRKRQRARHVGKNDNSAGEEA